Below is a window of Candidatus Dependentiae bacterium DNA.
TCATGCGCTTCTGCCAAACTTACTGGATACCCAAAACCTTTTTTGATTTGATCCAGAACTATTTGCGCAATTGATTGCACCGCTTGCTGATCGTTTGCTATCCATGAAGGCAATTCAATTCGCCCAATTTCATCTTCACCATTTAAATAAAAAAAATGTGGGCGCAATAAAGGCTCATACCAATCGATCACCGGCGAGCGATGCTCAAAAACAATTGAGCGGCTCATTGGTGGCAAAAAAAACGAGGCGATATGCGAATCTACAATATGATCTACCTTATTAAACGCTTCGCATGAATCGGTATTATAATCGCACAATGCAAGCCGAACGAGATTCACGAGCTCTTTGCTTTTTGGCAAACTAATGTACCATGCAGCCCAAATTCCTTGCCCATAAAGCTTCATGAGCAATTTATTATACGCGTCAATAAAAAAAGTTTTCATCGCTTCATCATACGATTGCAAATGCCAAAAAATAAGCGAACCATCAAATAAAATTAATGTACGCCCACCGCGATCGATAGAAATACCAAACGATGCTAAATCGGTTGCAGCTTGCAGTTCAAATTCTTGCCTTCGAGCATTCACAAGATCTTCGGTAAATGAAAGCTCATGAGAATTATCGGTCAATACCGATGGTTGAGTGGCGACATGCGCTCTGGATGATTGTCCATATTCAAGCTCAACCACACCAATATTAATAAGTGCGCATGATGCATTTTGATGACGATCAGGATAAATTTGCGAACCGTCGATACCAATAACGCGATACGGCTCCGTTTGAACATCTATAGGATATGCTTTATCGATTTGTTCCTGCCAGCCGGGCACAAGCAGATGAGTGGTTGCATTTTTAATTTTTGTACGCAAATCGGGATCTTTTACGAGTGCATGCCAAATAATTCGCACCAGATCAAGTTCATCATCGATCGGCGCAAAAAGTTTATTTGATTGTTCCTGAAGAGCCTTCATTACCTTCGCATGATCCAGCACCCTCTGCTCCTTTTTCTTTATTCAATCTTAGCAATCCCTTTTGCAAAGCTTCAAGAGGTAGTAACGCGCATTTTAATCGCGTCGGCCCAAGCTCCATACCTATCATCGTGCACATTGCCGAGGTATTGAGGTTCATTATTTCCTCAATTTTTTTGTCCTGAGCAAATTCACTCAACATTGAAGCAGCCGCTTGGCTAATAACGCAACCATGCCCCATAAACATTAATTTCACTAGTTGATTTTTAATGATCAAACCCTGAAATGAAACGCTATCTCCGCATGAAGGATTATGCATGTCCGATGAAAAATCGGCAGGCTCAAGCTGACCGCGATTGCGCGGCTGGCGATAATGCTCAAGTAAAATCTCTTTATAGATATTCATGCAGAGTTCCGTTTGGATAAAAGCTTTTTCACTAGAAAGTATACAAAATTTGTGAAATTTGCTCAAAAAACGCACTTTTTTTGATAAAAACACATCTGATTTAATTCAGCCTGAATGGAAACCGAGCCAATAGAGCGCTTGATTTGCGTAACATTAATTTCATGGTAGGATAAAATATGCATAGTTGCTATTTAATCCAGGTAAGGGCTTTATGAAATTAAATCATTTATTATTATTTCTCACATTATGCTTTAATTCTTTTCTGCTTCAGGCAGAAAAACCAGTCATTATTGTGCCTCTTGATATGTTTCTTTTAGAGCCGGATGTGAATGCTGCACTTTCCGAAACTGGATTTTCGGCAACGGGTGCATGGGCGGGTTTTAAAGGAATATTTAAAGGCGATCCCATAGCAGAAGCAAGCAAAGAAATGAAACATTTACTTTTTGATGCTCTTACTACGATTGAAAAAATTGGCATTACAAATGGCCGCTCGGCAACTGCACATTGTAGTAAGGCCATTTGGAATGGTATGGAAGCCCCTGATGCTATTTACAAATTATTATTTGGCCTCGTATCTACAGCCGAACTTTTATCTACAGTCGAGAACGATATCCGTCGCGCAAATAACCAACTTAAAACATTGGAAAGAAGCCATAAAATTAAAAAAAATGAAATTCAAAAAATTCGAGATGAATCATCTGTCTTGAAACTAGTAAGAATTGCAATCGACCCTGCAACATGTACACGCAGTCTTCAACTTTGCCCAGAGGGTGAAGCATTTGTGCGAGAACTAGCGCAAAACTATCGGATAGTTATTGCAGATAATTACAACCAAGAAGTTGCATCTGCTCTTAAAACTAAATTTGCACTACTGCGCACCTCAGACATGGTAGTATCTGGAGATCTCAAAGAAATAAAAAGTAAAAAATTTTACGATGAAGTACTAACGCGTTATAAAATCGATCCTGCAAATTGCTACGTCATTGAAAAAGATCCTCTTTATGCAGAATATGCAGCGCAAGCAGGGATTCCCCGAAACAAAATGATTTTATGTGGGCATCTTGAACATGCCAAAAGAAATGTGCATGATGCACGCAAAGAGCTTAGAGAAAAACACAATATCAGAATATAAAAAATTTCTGTTCAACATTCTTGCGCAGACAGGTCCAGTAAAGTATAGTAACTCCAGTATCATGCTTAGAAAAAGGATCTTCTATGAAGCTTAGCATGCGCGGGTTTAAACTTGTAATCGGCCTTATTGCCGTTATCGATCTGTCTGCAGCTCATATTATTTTCGATTTTGATGGGGTGTTGGCTGAAAGTAATCGCCGCGCCGTGCTTTGGGAAGTTCTTCGCGCTGCGGGGCCAACGCATCTTCTGGGTGCTTATAACCCTTTTTCGGTAGAAAGCACTTTTCTTAAATTTCTCTCCTCAATCGAAAAGCGTCACCAAGACACGCCTCTTGCTTTCTACAACAACAAGCCATTGCCTCAAATTATGTGCGATTGGATGTGCGGTACGAAATCTACGCAAGAAATTAGGCACATTATTGAAAAAGCTCTGATTGAAAGTTCCAAATATTCAAGCCATAAAACGCTTTTTAAAGCGCTCAGTACCGTACTTTTCACCCCTATGCTTTTCGTGCGCGGTATTGCACCAATAAAAGACGGTATTAAGTTGTTTAAGAAATGCGCAAGCATGCTTGATGAAGAAGGAAAAAGAGTCCACAAGCTCTATATTCTTTCCAACTGGGATCCTGAATCTTTCAGATTATTAGCGCAGCTTGAGCCGTTTGAAGAAATCATTTCGCTCTGCACGGGCATTATTATTTCTGGCGACGTCCATTTAATGAAGCCCGACATACGTATTTTTGAATGTTTATTTAATAAGTACGAAATTAATCCCCATAAAGAATTGACCATTTTTATCGATGATCAGCGGATTAATATTGCAGCAGCCCGCGAAATGAATAAACGGCAACTTCACGCATTTCTTTGCGAAAACGCTAAATTCAAATCGATTAAGAAAGAGATGAAAAAGCTGGGCGTAATCTGAAATTCATTCTCGAACAGTTGGAAACAAAAATCGTTTACTTTCATTTACCCATCTCCTTAGAATACAGAGGGAAAATCCTAAATGGATGGGAATATCGAGATGAAAAAAGTACTTCTTGTAATCAGCATTATTGTCTTAGTTGCCGACGGCTCAACAATTGTGTTAACTCCAAAAGATGCAAAGAAAATTGGCCAAAAAATTTGGCACAATGAATGCAAAGGGACCATCACGGGCCTTACTTCTTGGAACGATGGTGAAGATTTTGCTTCATTAGGCATTGGCCATTTTATTTGGCATCCAAAAGGAAAAAGCAGCCACTTCATTCAAAGCTTTCCGTCACTTCTTTTTTTTCTCAAAGAGCATGGTATTAAAATACCCGATTGGCTTAATCATGCTCGATTAACCGGTTGCCCTTGGAACTCCAGAGAACAGTTTCTCAAAGAGTTTAATAGTCCCCGCATGAAGGAGTTGCGCAAGCTTCTTGCATCTACTATTGATTTACAAACAACGTTCATCATTAATCGTCTTAAGAAAAATTTCCCTAAAATGTTGCGATCTTTGCCATTAAAAGAGCAAGAGCATGTAAGAAAACAATTTAATCGCCTCACTTCTAGCCTGAATGGAACCTATGCTCTTATCGATTACATCAATTTCAAAGGTGAAGGAATTGAGCCGCGAGAAGCATATCAAAATCATCGCTGGGGATTATTGCAAGTCTTAGAAAACATGGAAGGATCGAGCACCGGTTCATCCGCAGTAAACGATTTTGCTGCAGCTGCAAAAAAAGTTTTGGAAGAACGCGTCGTACTTGCACCAAAAGATCGGAACGAAGCTCGTTGGCTTCCTGGCTGGTTTAATAGAATTAATACATATACAAAAGCATTTAATTAAAAAAACAGGCTGATTGTTAACCAACCAGCCTGTTTACTATTTTTCACTTCAACTTAGCGAACAGTAAGATAGCCTTCATAAATTAAACAACCAACTAAACCAAGTCCGCATACACTAGTTCCTATGACGGTACCTGCGACGATTTTCGCATTTTGCCATGATAAAATCGATTCAACCGCACCCTCATTCATAGATTTTTGCAAAATTTTGAGCTGGTTTTTTCTGCCCTCTTCTGTATGGCAATGCTGTAGGTGTAAAACATTATGTATTACAGCAGCTTGCTCGGTAGTAGCCAAAGCAGACGCTTTCTCAATATGCTCAACTGCATGATTTTTTGCCACTACCTTCTGTGCCAGCGAAATTGTTATTACGGCAATTAATATAATTATTTTATTATTTATTTTCATAAAACTATCGCAACTTACCAGCTACAAAGCCTGCAACGAACACAACGCCTGCTATTATAAAATCTTTTTTTGAAATCCAAGTATTATTGGCTGCATTTATTTCGCGTTGTGCCTTTTT
It encodes the following:
- a CDS encoding HAD hydrolase-like protein, with protein sequence MKLSMRGFKLVIGLIAVIDLSAAHIIFDFDGVLAESNRRAVLWEVLRAAGPTHLLGAYNPFSVESTFLKFLSSIEKRHQDTPLAFYNNKPLPQIMCDWMCGTKSTQEIRHIIEKALIESSKYSSHKTLFKALSTVLFTPMLFVRGIAPIKDGIKLFKKCASMLDEEGKRVHKLYILSNWDPESFRLLAQLEPFEEIISLCTGIIISGDVHLMKPDIRIFECLFNKYEINPHKELTIFIDDQRINIAAAREMNKRQLHAFLCENAKFKSIKKEMKKLGVI
- a CDS encoding iron-sulfur cluster assembly scaffold protein, with product MNIYKEILLEHYRQPRNRGQLEPADFSSDMHNPSCGDSVSFQGLIIKNQLVKLMFMGHGCVISQAAASMLSEFAQDKKIEEIMNLNTSAMCTMIGMELGPTRLKCALLPLEALQKGLLRLNKEKGAEGAGSCEGNEGSSGTIK
- a CDS encoding DNA double-strand break repair nuclease NurA → MKALQEQSNKLFAPIDDELDLVRIIWHALVKDPDLRTKIKNATTHLLVPGWQEQIDKAYPIDVQTEPYRVIGIDGSQIYPDRHQNASCALINIGVVELEYGQSSRAHVATQPSVLTDNSHELSFTEDLVNARRQEFELQAATDLASFGISIDRGGRTLILFDGSLIFWHLQSYDEAMKTFFIDAYNKLLMKLYGQGIWAAWYISLPKSKELVNLVRLALCDYNTDSCEAFNKVDHIVDSHIASFFLPPMSRSIVFEHRSPVIDWYEPLLRPHFFYLNGEDEIGRIELPSWIANDQQAVQSIAQIVLDQIKKGFGYPVSLAEAHEQAVVKGPDRDFFYHILTRCGMNHGRSFSISQKSAKKRRMNV